Sequence from the Segatella copri genome:
TACCTTCTTGAACTCAGTCTCGAGTGTTGCGTTGCCTGAGAATTTCTCGATTTCTCCATCGAGTGCATCGAGTGCACTTTCCAACTCATCAAGGGCAGCCATTGCATCCTTTGCACTCTGGTCTGTGTAGAAGAGTACGAAAGGCTTCTTCATGTTGCTGATCTTGTTGAGAGCTGCATCCAGCTTGGTCTGTGCATTCTGTGCAGCTGCCTTCATATCTGCATTGTTTACCTTGAGGCAAACACCCAGAAGTGAAGTTGCTGTTGGCTGATCAACTACATTCCAACCGCCATAGAGAGCATGCTTGCAAGACATGATGTTATCATAGAAGTCAATGATAGAGTTGCGAGCAAATGGAGACTCGATATAGTTAACGTCCGCACCAGTAGCAGGAGCGCCGATCTTAGAGTCACGTACCTCACCGATGATCTCGTTGGCACCAGCAATGATCTCACGGGTTGCCAGGGTGATAGAAGAGTACTTAGAACCTGGTTCACCTGCAGTCATGAAATCCTCACCGTAGTTCTTTGATTCAAACTCAGCATCATCAATAATCTTCTGCTCAGCCTCTGACAATTCGCCGCCCCATGCGGTAACCAACTTCAAAGAGCTGAGATACAAATCCTGTGCTGCGCTCTGAGCGAAGTAAACCTCATTGGCTGTCATATCCTTGATCTTGCGAGCCTCACCGTCGCGGAAAATCAGATACTCTACAGCGTGGAAACCTGTCAGGTTCTGACCATTTGCAATCGCATCATCAATCAGGGCTGCATCATCCTCGTCGGTTGCTGGATTGTATTTCTTCATGTACTTATCAAACTGTACGCGGTCGAATGGCCATGTGTCAGTGTGTGGGTCCAATCCGAAGTCTGTAGCAGGACCGAAGAGGAAAGCCTCAGACCACTCCCAGTCCTGGCGAGCCTCTCTCCAGTTTTCACAAGCTTCTCTCACAATTGCATCAGTACCATTCAAGTCTGGATTGACACTTGATGGAGCCTCTGGCTCGTCATTGTCATCACTGCAGCTTGCGAAACCTAATGACAGTGTCAAGGCTGCTGCAAAAAGCATAGAATACTTAAAAATCTTTTTCATTGTTTTTTTTGTTTTATTTATGTTTTTTTGACTATTTATTTTCGCTGATGGTAATCAGGAATTCAAGATTCCTGATTACCTTTTTATAAATTTGATAAAAGCTTACTTCTTAATCTGTTTCTTCAACTCCTGGAGTTCCTTGGTGAGCTGGTTGATACGCTCCATCTGGTATTTATCTACTTCCTGGGCTTTCTTGAATTTCTTGTTAACCCAGGTAGTTGTATCGAAGAGGCCAAAGAATGTGATACCCAGATTGAGGCTTGGCTCATTGTTGTAAGCACTCTCGAGGAATCGGTGGCTATACTCCGCCTTGATGGTGACAGGCTTGATAGGAGAATAGTTGATACCGGCACCCATTCTCTTCACGTGGTCGTACTCGTAAGCTACCTTCTTGTTGCCACTTGCGTATGTGTTGTAATCTTCGTAACGGCCGAAGACATAGAGCTTCTGCTTGTTTCGGAGGCTCTCTATCTGAGAGAAAACATTGTAACCGGCTTCGATACCTACAGAATAAGCACTGCTGGCAATTGGCGAGTGCTTGGAAGGAGAACCATCCTGCGCATTGTG
This genomic interval carries:
- a CDS encoding imelysin family protein — its product is MKKIFKYSMLFAAALTLSLGFASCSDDNDEPEAPSSVNPDLNGTDAIVREACENWREARQDWEWSEAFLFGPATDFGLDPHTDTWPFDRVQFDKYMKKYNPATDEDDAALIDDAIANGQNLTGFHAVEYLIFRDGEARKIKDMTANEVYFAQSAAQDLYLSSLKLVTAWGGELSEAEQKIIDDAEFESKNYGEDFMTAGEPGSKYSSITLATREIIAGANEIIGEVRDSKIGAPATGADVNYIESPFARNSIIDFYDNIMSCKHALYGGWNVVDQPTATSLLGVCLKVNNADMKAAAQNAQTKLDAALNKISNMKKPFVLFYTDQSAKDAMAALDELESALDALDGEIEKFSGNATLETEFKKVNEAFVKNTVIPTYRALADNDLKLLNSLKKITWKK